A genomic stretch from Anaerococcus mediterraneensis includes:
- a CDS encoding phage structural protein, which produces MVRTYDQDLVSIALGNMFLTGYAEDTKVETEKNEDDVYTTVGIDGTTTYSENADRTAKAKISLMTSSPCLPRIYEIAKNRESFPLSIIDMNDDSENIVCDDCRIIKRPNQVTKKQAEAVEFEVFIPEWK; this is translated from the coding sequence ATGGTTAGAACTTACGATCAAGATTTAGTATCAATAGCACTTGGGAATATGTTTCTTACTGGTTATGCTGAGGATACCAAGGTAGAAACTGAAAAAAATGAGGATGATGTTTATACTACTGTTGGTATAGATGGGACTACTACCTACTCTGAAAATGCTGATAGGACTGCAAAGGCTAAAATATCTTTGATGACTTCTAGCCCTTGCTTGCCTAGGATATATGAAATAGCTAAAAATAGGGAGTCTTTCCCTTTGTCAATTATCGATATGAACGATGATAGCGAAAATATTGTTTGTGATGATTGTAGGATTATAAAAAGACCTAACCAGGTAACTAAAAAACAGGCTGAGGCTGTTGAGTTTGAGGTCTTTATACCTGAATGGAAATAA
- a CDS encoding phage tail tape measure protein codes for MANSRELIIGIRTKDASKASKDLKDIDKSIKGAEKSTRGFKKETDGARKSLFSLTGAGKGLQALGGKISALGGKINRFGKSVTKAMLPLTGAIAGGTKMFLDLDNSIRKVSTLSGDVLPVEKIREETRRISDMTGVASKEVAESMYSALSASVDPSKVVGFTESAVMFAKAGFTELPTAIDVTTTALNAYGDKAESASKIHDILIKTQNLGKTTVDELANSIGNVIPIAAANEVGIDQLGAAYSLLTYKGIDTNKSTTGLNSMLAELATTGTKVDKVLRQKTGKSFKGLMGDGRSLGDVLGILEEQAKASGLSMQDMFGNFNAGKIALSLANDGTEKYNKTLKEMQNSDGITELNFEAMLGPGEKLARVTNKIKNNLIELGGQAVPYLEILGDKISELTDWFANLDEGTKSTIVQWGLILIAAGPVIAIFGTVVGVLGKVLMVGGFLLQGIGLLAGAAGLLGQGLLFIVTAAGPVVWILAAVGFAVVWLIKHFQSIKQRAEELGGGMGWLKAILEEVKGSFSSMGSKALGVLDAIKRKWEAVKNFLKNPIQGVINLFTRGGGNIPSSGKGGGGHLNNGRGARSHASGLNFVPYDNYLANLHKGEIVLTAKASEEYRALGGDKDRVPRMITTNNTTNTSTSSNTVNNSSPVVNNYFNIQSNNPTDVASEIENIFRNLRLQRV; via the coding sequence ATGGCTAATTCTAGGGAATTAATAATTGGAATAAGGACGAAAGATGCCAGTAAGGCCTCCAAGGATCTAAAGGATATTGATAAGTCTATAAAGGGGGCGGAAAAGTCTACTAGGGGCTTTAAGAAAGAAACTGACGGGGCTAGGAAGTCCCTTTTTTCTTTGACTGGAGCTGGGAAAGGCTTACAGGCTTTAGGGGGCAAGATTAGTGCTTTAGGGGGTAAGATCAATAGGTTTGGTAAGTCGGTTACAAAAGCGATGTTGCCTTTGACGGGTGCTATAGCTGGCGGTACTAAGATGTTTTTAGACCTAGACAATTCAATTAGGAAAGTATCTACCCTAAGTGGAGATGTATTACCTGTTGAAAAAATCAGGGAAGAAACTAGAAGAATATCTGATATGACTGGGGTTGCTTCTAAAGAAGTTGCTGAGTCAATGTATAGTGCTTTATCAGCGAGTGTTGATCCTAGCAAGGTTGTAGGTTTTACAGAGTCGGCAGTTATGTTTGCTAAAGCTGGTTTTACTGAATTACCTACTGCCATTGATGTTACTACTACAGCTTTAAATGCTTATGGAGATAAGGCTGAGTCGGCAAGTAAAATTCATGATATATTGATAAAAACTCAAAACCTAGGTAAAACAACTGTTGATGAATTGGCAAACTCCATAGGTAACGTGATACCAATTGCGGCTGCAAATGAGGTAGGTATAGATCAGTTAGGTGCGGCTTATTCTTTGCTAACTTATAAAGGTATTGATACTAATAAATCCACTACAGGCTTAAACTCAATGCTGGCTGAATTAGCTACTACAGGTACAAAGGTAGACAAGGTTTTAAGACAAAAAACTGGTAAAAGTTTTAAAGGGTTGATGGGAGATGGTAGAAGCCTAGGAGATGTTTTGGGCATCCTTGAAGAACAAGCAAAAGCTAGCGGTTTGAGTATGCAAGATATGTTCGGAAATTTTAACGCTGGTAAGATTGCTTTGTCTCTTGCTAATGACGGTACTGAAAAATACAATAAAACACTAAAAGAGATGCAGAATTCAGATGGAATAACCGAGTTAAACTTTGAAGCGATGCTAGGACCTGGAGAAAAGCTTGCTAGGGTAACAAATAAGATTAAGAATAATTTAATCGAATTAGGCGGTCAGGCTGTGCCTTATCTTGAAATTTTAGGTGATAAGATTTCAGAGTTGACAGATTGGTTTGCTAACCTGGATGAGGGGACTAAGTCAACCATAGTCCAGTGGGGGCTTATCCTTATTGCGGCAGGGCCTGTGATAGCTATATTTGGGACTGTCGTTGGAGTTTTGGGAAAGGTTCTCATGGTTGGAGGATTTTTGCTCCAAGGTATAGGACTTTTGGCTGGAGCGGCTGGACTTTTAGGGCAAGGTTTGCTTTTTATAGTTACTGCGGCAGGTCCTGTGGTATGGATTTTGGCGGCTGTTGGATTTGCTGTTGTTTGGCTTATAAAGCATTTTCAGTCGATCAAGCAAAGAGCGGAGGAACTTGGCGGAGGTATGGGATGGCTTAAAGCGATTCTGGAAGAGGTCAAGGGGTCTTTTAGCTCTATGGGGAGCAAGGCTCTTGGGGTGCTTGATGCGATAAAAAGAAAATGGGAAGCGGTGAAAAACTTCCTGAAGAACCCTATTCAAGGTGTGATCAATCTATTTACTAGAGGGGGTGGAAATATCCCATCATCTGGCAAAGGTGGGGGCGGTCATTTAAATAATGGCAGGGGAGCGAGATCCCATGCTAGTGGTCTAAATTTTGTACCTTATGATAATTATTTGGCTAACCTCCACAAAGGTGAGATTGTCCTAACCGCCAAGGCCAGCGAAGAGTATCGAGCTTTGGGTGGTGATAAGGACAGAGTGCCAAGGATGATTACTACTAACAATACCACGAATACAAGTACAAGCTCCAATACTGTAAATAATTCAAGCCCAGTAGTAAATAATTATTTTAATATCCAGTCTAATAATCCTACTGATGTTGCAAGTGAGATAGAAAATATCTTTAGAAACCTAAGACTACAGAGGGTGTGA
- a CDS encoding DUF3383 family protein has product MILDFPVNITRKTVAVSERGFGTILILDTETEREFEYLDSKNLDKLGAGKAKKIADRLFMQKPQPQEVAIVGQVGKASEVFKKALDANKDFFFVVCTDNSAEAIKALSDQCQVNNKIYAVTVNDIAEAKALKGVGDNTFVGFHDDVDSYLAEGLAVIMSYKIGGKTAKFKQIQGVDEANINLTDMKELDGKNIFTYEKKLGVLQTTEGKMLSGEYIDIVLGEYWIRFRMEERMQRLAITQDKIPYTNRGIAMLVSVAEQVLNQAVDMGIIEAGQYRVDYRKREDVPSNDVALRKYDYIVWTAMLQGAIHSGQISGILTYELVNKEGEQ; this is encoded by the coding sequence ATGATATTAGATTTTCCAGTTAATATAACTAGAAAAACTGTGGCGGTATCTGAAAGAGGGTTTGGGACAATCCTAATCCTTGATACTGAAACAGAGAGAGAATTTGAATATCTAGATAGTAAAAATCTAGATAAGTTAGGAGCTGGCAAGGCTAAGAAGATAGCTGATAGGCTTTTTATGCAGAAGCCTCAACCTCAGGAGGTGGCTATCGTGGGTCAGGTTGGCAAAGCGAGTGAAGTCTTTAAAAAGGCCTTGGATGCTAATAAGGATTTCTTTTTTGTTGTGTGTACTGATAATTCGGCGGAGGCTATAAAGGCTTTATCTGATCAATGCCAGGTAAATAATAAAATTTATGCGGTTACTGTGAATGATATTGCTGAGGCTAAGGCTCTAAAAGGTGTTGGAGATAACACTTTTGTGGGCTTTCATGATGATGTTGATTCTTACCTTGCTGAGGGTTTGGCGGTGATTATGTCTTATAAAATAGGGGGTAAGACTGCTAAATTTAAGCAGATACAAGGTGTTGATGAGGCTAATATAAATCTTACTGACATGAAAGAGCTTGATGGTAAGAATATCTTTACTTATGAAAAGAAGTTGGGAGTGTTACAGACTACTGAAGGCAAGATGTTATCGGGTGAATATATAGATATTGTTCTTGGTGAGTACTGGATTAGGTTTAGGATGGAAGAGAGGATGCAGAGACTTGCTATAACTCAAGATAAGATACCATATACTAACCGAGGTATTGCTATGCTTGTATCAGTGGCTGAGCAAGTCCTTAATCAGGCGGTCGATATGGGAATTATCGAGGCTGGTCAATATAGGGTTGACTATAGAAAAAGAGAGGATGTCCCAAGTAACGATGTAGCTTTGAGGAAATATGACTACATTGTTTGGACTGCTATGCTCCAAGGGGCTATCCATAGCGGACAGATCTCTGGTATTTTGACTTATGAATTGGTTAATAAGGAGGGTGAACAATAA